In Persephonella sp., a genomic segment contains:
- a CDS encoding SagB/ThcOx family dehydrogenase codes for MKIIQLPEPVLDSNFSIENALLKRKSIREFLKTPFTLKDISQLLWAAQGVTHSEGFRTAPSAGTLYPLEIYVVAGNVIDLESGIYKYNPFSHEILKIKAGNFREELFQAALGQEWVKNGAVCFVITGVYSRITRKYGNRGIRYVDMEAGHAAQNLLLQATALDIGCVPVGAFYDNLVREILGIGTEEFPLYLIPAGRYKSVNF; via the coding sequence ATGAAAATTATTCAACTGCCCGAACCTGTTTTGGACAGTAATTTTTCCATTGAAAATGCTCTGCTTAAAAGAAAATCCATCAGAGAGTTCTTAAAAACTCCATTTACATTAAAAGATATCTCACAACTTTTATGGGCTGCTCAGGGAGTTACCCATTCTGAAGGGTTTAGAACAGCTCCTTCAGCAGGTACTCTGTATCCTCTTGAAATTTATGTGGTTGCAGGGAATGTCATAGACCTTGAGTCCGGAATATATAAATACAATCCTTTTAGCCATGAAATATTAAAAATAAAAGCAGGAAATTTCAGAGAAGAGCTATTCCAGGCAGCACTTGGTCAAGAATGGGTGAAAAATGGTGCTGTATGTTTTGTAATAACGGGGGTTTACAGTAGAATTACAAGGAAATATGGAAATAGAGGGATAAGATATGTTGATATGGAAGCAGGACATGCTGCCCAAAATCTATTATTACAAGCAACTGCATTAGATATTGGATGTGTTCCTGTAGGTGCTTTTTATGACAATCTTGTTAGAGAAATCCTCGGTATAGGAACCGAGGAATTTCCCTTATATCTTATCCCTGCGGGAAGATACAAGTCTGTTAATTTTTAA